From the Nodularia sp. NIES-3585 genome, one window contains:
- a CDS encoding ATP-binding protein translates to MARNKPKLYRLTTIGHKLVQEALKSFESISSFAIEKNQHRQTFTKFHDGDGVIRSTAETYCDVLDIPNWRENWENIFELVPEKITNWPVYDHGWVGRKNLVSSLTKKVQGSCRLLVLLGITGIGKTALSERIADDTQCRFNKILRVNFDSDDSPRNFVNIAVRWLEELGILITDNQTENILKQLINYLREERILILIDSLEALLTASDDGWGDFEDEWWTRFFESFLTIESSASRLIVTSQDLPSKIETLASRYPNSYHREILDGLLEDEQIDLFAKAGLDVSLDSEDRQILIRIGKIYKGHPLTLRVVSGEIVESFGRNARAFWQNIGDEIELVEQHLLAAESGMKLEGVDDDWKLHKLTRKIRAEVYRRRVDAVFQRLKNQNADAYLLICVAATYRCPVQDSAWLLQLNRYIKRLKDQIYGKVQQQEVLDDLLARFLVETSINHENNRVLGLHNLIRSVALEHRQTLFP, encoded by the coding sequence ATGGCGAGAAATAAACCAAAACTTTATCGGTTAACCACGATAGGACACAAGTTAGTTCAGGAAGCATTAAAGAGCTTTGAATCAATTAGTAGTTTTGCAATTGAAAAAAATCAACATCGTCAAACCTTTACTAAATTTCATGATGGTGATGGTGTAATTAGAAGTACCGCTGAAACTTACTGTGATGTGTTAGATATTCCCAACTGGCGGGAAAATTGGGAGAATATTTTTGAGCTTGTACCTGAAAAAATCACAAATTGGCCTGTTTATGATCATGGTTGGGTAGGCCGAAAAAATCTTGTTAGTTCTTTAACAAAAAAAGTTCAAGGAAGTTGTCGTTTATTAGTATTGCTAGGAATTACAGGAATTGGTAAAACAGCCCTGTCTGAACGCATTGCAGATGATACTCAATGCAGATTTAATAAGATTTTAAGAGTAAATTTCGATAGTGATGATAGCCCTAGAAACTTTGTAAATATTGCGGTTAGATGGTTAGAAGAATTAGGAATTTTAATTACAGATAACCAAACAGAAAACATCCTCAAACAACTTATTAATTATCTCCGCGAAGAACGTATTTTAATTCTAATTGATTCTTTAGAAGCACTATTAACAGCAAGTGATGATGGTTGGGGAGATTTTGAAGATGAATGGTGGACTAGGTTTTTTGAGAGTTTTTTAACTATAGAATCTTCTGCAAGTAGATTAATTGTTACTTCTCAAGATTTACCCAGTAAAATCGAAACTTTGGCTTCTCGTTATCCTAATTCCTATCATCGGGAAATTTTGGATGGGTTACTAGAAGATGAACAAATTGATTTGTTTGCCAAAGCTGGCTTAGATGTTAGTTTGGATTCAGAAGATAGGCAAATTTTAATCAGAATTGGCAAAATATATAAAGGACATCCTCTAACTTTGCGTGTTGTTAGTGGTGAAATTGTGGAGTCTTTTGGTCGTAATGCTCGTGCTTTTTGGCAAAATATCGGGGATGAAATTGAGTTAGTAGAACAGCATTTATTAGCAGCAGAATCAGGAATGAAATTAGAAGGTGTAGATGATGATTGGAAATTACATAAATTAACGCGGAAAATCCGCGCTGAGGTTTATCGGCGGAGAGTAGACGCAGTTTTTCAAAGATTGAAAAATCAAAATGCTGATGCTTATTTATTGATTTGTGTAGCAGCAACATACCGTTGTCCTGTCCAAGATAGTGCTTGGTTACTACAACTAAATCGCTATATTAAACGATTGAAAGATCAGATTTACGGTAAGGTACAACAACAGGAAGTTTTAGATGATTTATTGGCACGGTTTTTAGTGGAAACGTCTATTAATCATGAAAATAATCGTGTTTTAGGATTACATAACTTAATTCGCAGTGTAGCTTTAGAACATCGTCAAACTTTATTTCCATAG
- a CDS encoding GUN4 domain-containing protein: MAQQKWEEANRYTSHIILFVVGRKVRRNIAFPDKWNRVIRKLFLKPIFQLIHFPITSTDLMNRLTLYVGSFTFELDELDRFPCDILHEIDQLWTTYSNSHFGFSVQMSIYEEMKQKNSLPSPFGSNVNISNQFIPITSVDYSLISIKDTNILCLIEKLQWSEYNPDTDACRGFRYSNKFQYNLKAPKGHLPFLFNYDQDVDFLPYMNYLNMPNMVNIWNRLKICKL; this comes from the coding sequence TTGGCACAACAAAAATGGGAAGAAGCTAATAGATATACTTCTCACATTATTCTATTTGTCGTAGGTAGAAAAGTACGTAGAAACATTGCATTTCCTGATAAATGGAATAGAGTAATTCGTAAACTTTTCTTAAAACCTATTTTTCAGTTAATACATTTCCCTATTACTTCCACGGATTTGATGAATCGTCTAACTTTATATGTAGGTTCATTTACTTTTGAACTAGATGAACTTGATCGCTTTCCTTGCGATATTTTACATGAGATTGATCAACTTTGGACAACATATAGTAATAGTCATTTTGGTTTTAGTGTTCAAATGAGTATATATGAAGAGATGAAACAAAAAAATAGCCTACCTTCACCTTTCGGTTCAAATGTAAATATTAGTAATCAATTTATTCCAATTACCTCTGTAGATTATTCACTAATTTCAATTAAAGATACTAATATTCTTTGTCTAATTGAAAAATTGCAATGGTCTGAGTATAATCCTGATACTGATGCTTGTCGTGGTTTTAGATATTCTAATAAATTCCAATATAATCTCAAGGCTCCAAAAGGACACCTACCATTTTTATTTAATTATGACCAGGATGTAGACTTTTTGCCATATAT